The following coding sequences lie in one Pseudomonas sp. SL4(2022) genomic window:
- the rsmA gene encoding 16S rRNA (adenine(1518)-N(6)/adenine(1519)-N(6))-dimethyltransferase RsmA, whose protein sequence is MSEYQHRARKRFGQNFLHDAGVIHRILRAIHARESEHMLEIGPGQGALTEGLLNSGAQLDVIELDRDLVPILQGQFGDNPRFRLNQGDALKFDFTQLQAAPHSLRVVGNLPYNISTPLIFHLLDNAALIRDMHFMLQKEVVERLAAEPGGGDWGRLSIMVQYHCRVEHLFNVGPGAFNPPPKVDSAIVRLVPHEVLPHPAKDHRLLERVVREAFNQRRKTLRNTLKALLPAEAIEAAGVDGSLRPEQLDLAAFVRLADKLAEHTNVT, encoded by the coding sequence ATGTCCGAGTACCAACACCGCGCGCGCAAGCGTTTCGGCCAGAACTTCCTGCATGACGCCGGGGTGATTCACCGCATCCTGCGCGCCATCCACGCCCGCGAAAGCGAACACATGCTGGAAATCGGGCCAGGCCAGGGCGCACTGACTGAAGGCTTGCTGAACAGCGGCGCGCAGCTAGACGTGATCGAACTCGACCGCGACCTAGTACCGATCCTGCAAGGCCAGTTCGGCGACAACCCGCGATTCCGGCTGAATCAGGGCGACGCCCTCAAGTTCGACTTCACCCAACTGCAAGCTGCGCCGCACAGCCTGCGCGTGGTCGGCAACTTGCCGTACAACATTTCTACGCCGCTGATCTTCCACCTGCTGGATAACGCTGCCCTGATTCGCGACATGCACTTCATGCTGCAGAAAGAAGTGGTCGAACGCCTGGCCGCCGAACCAGGTGGTGGCGACTGGGGCCGCCTGTCGATCATGGTGCAGTACCACTGCCGCGTGGAACACTTGTTCAATGTCGGGCCTGGCGCGTTCAACCCGCCACCGAAGGTCGATTCGGCCATCGTCCGCCTGGTGCCGCACGAGGTGCTGCCGCATCCGGCCAAGGATCACCGTTTGCTTGAGCGCGTGGTGCGCGAAGCCTTCAATCAACGCCGCAAGACCTTGCGCAACACCCTCAAGGCGCTGCTGCCCGCTGAGGCCATCGAGGCCGCTGGTGTTGATGGCAGCCTGCGTCCCGAGCAAC